A portion of the Sabethes cyaneus chromosome 3, idSabCyanKW18_F2, whole genome shotgun sequence genome contains these proteins:
- the LOC128743880 gene encoding uncharacterized protein LOC128743880, whose amino-acid sequence MLRSCLVLLLLGSVVLAGPAIRSDEQSNRGDLESSAAPEVTGNSVPDTTASLPAVETSPESTSVATEVSTEAVTLSTTVQPSTATASEHVSVAQTTAKPRKTVTFDQRQEGKFNIRADLENFVIVVVPSSPSAGISLLDLLNRSGQKKQQKKKLAHRKGTKHHSGQKKMQNVTPEVVVLDDSQTQARVGNEEFIEGRTPYKVDISSSGRSSNSELPSPIYRVVRPFTVNVEQPTASNMIRFPASSGNYVNSVRVAKSLPMMPATPFDDEVRTNTVYAILTNNNNGDGGIDPSEETIDHDDGEDGDDADNYLMMGQQTYLDLPASPDSSFDSLEYPVSDVDMTKLQLQEDNEGNGDGWELKLLGAQEQCGPDRKRDSYGVCQFVTP is encoded by the coding sequence ATGTTGCGTTCGTGTTtggtgctgctgttgctgggATCTGTCGTTCTGGCAGGACCGGCTATTCGCAGCGATGAACAATCCAATAGGGGTGACTTAGAAAGTAGTGCAGCACCGGAAGTTACCGGAAATTCAGTTCCAGATACTACAGCCTCGCTACCGGCTGTAGAAACTAGCCCGGAAAGCACGAGTGTTGCCACGGAAGTATCAACGGAAGCAGTAACATTGTCAACTACAGTGCAACCATCTACTGCAACCGCATCTGAGCATGTTTCAGTGGCACAAACGACAGCCAAACCGCGCAAAACCGTAACTTTTGATCAACGACAGGAAGGAAAATTTAATATTCGAGCTGACTTGGAAAATTTCGTGATAGTCGTTGTGCCGTCATCTCCGTCGGCAGGAATTTCGCTACTAGACCTTCTCAATCGTTCTGGCCAGAAGAAACAGCAAAAGAAAAAGTTAGCTCATCGTAAGGGAACCAAACATCATTCCGGtcagaaaaaaatgcaaaatgtgACTCCGGAAGTGGTTGTTTTGGACGACAGTCAGACCCAGGCACGCGTTGGTAACGAAGAGTTCATCGAAGGACGTACCCCATACAAAGTGGACATTTCTAGTTCGGGTCGCAGTAGTAATTCCGAGCTTCCATCGCCGATTTATCGCGTTGTACGACCATTTACTGTCAATGTTGAACAACCGACCGCATCAAACATGATTCGTTTCCCCGCGTCGTCAGGTAATTATGTTAATTCCGTTAGAGTGGCCAAATCGTTGCCTATGATGCCGGCGACACCATTCGATGACGAAGTTAGAACTAATACCGTATACGCTATACTaacaaataacaacaatggtGATGGTGGCATTGATCCTAGCGAGGAAACTATTGATCATGATGATGGTGAAGATGGTGATGATGCTGATAATTACCTGATGATGGGGCAACAGACATATCTTGATTTACCTGCTTCTCCTGATTCTTCGTTCGATAGCCTAGAGTACCCGGTATCCGATGTCGACATGACGAAACTGCAACTGCAAGAGGACAATGAAGGCAATGGTGACGGCTGGGAACTGAAGCTGCTTGGTGCCCAGGAGCAGTGTGGTCCCGATCGTAAACGTGACAGCTATGGGGTGTGTCAATTCGTCACACCGTGA
- the LOC128742465 gene encoding ethanolaminephosphotransferase 1 produces MMAKDKNEVMPNGYLTKEHLAGFDTYKYSARDTSPLSIYLMHPFWNWLVEYFPKWVAPNLMTFAGFLFTVLNFVMLSWYDWSFWASTDRPGYSPIPDWFWVLAAVNIFLAYTLDGIDGKQARRIGLSGPLGELFDHGLDSYTAFFIPACLYSIFGRGELSVPPIRMYYIMWTIFFSFYLSHWEKYNTGVLYLPWGYDLGMWGSVLMYLATWMFGYRMWKTELPGGISAGQLMEICLHISALSNLPMVLYNMYRSYKDRTGKLRTAKEALRPLFTYGTFMFISLLWVFVSPNDIMSRDPRAVYILSGTIFSNISCRLIVAQMSNTISETFNWMTGTLCVAVLLSITAPAIERPLLYILVIGSTLAHWHYGTIVVQQMCKHFNRTCFKVTKPKEINQ; encoded by the exons ATGATGgcgaaagacaaaaacgaagttATGCCCAATGGCTATTTAACCAAAGAACACCTTGCCGGATTTGATACTTACAAG TACAGCGCGCGGGATACGTCGCCTTTAAGCATCTACTTAATGCACCCATTTTGGAATTGGCTTGTAGAG TACTTTCCAAAATGGGTCGCACCCAATTTGATGACTTTTGCCGGGTTCTTATTTACGGTGTTGAACTTCGTCATGCTGTCATGGTACGACTGGAGCTTTTGGGCAAGCACTGATCGTCCTGGTTACAGTCCGATCCCCGACTGGTTCTGGGTCCTAGCGGCAGTCAATATTTTCCTAGCATACACACTGGATGGAATCGATGGGAAACAAGCACGGCGGATAGGTCTCTCTGGACCGCTGGGAGAGCTATTTGATCACGGGTTGGATTCCTACACGGCGTTCTTCATTCCAGCTTGCCTGTACAGCATTTTCGGAAGAGGCGAACTATCGGTACCCCCCATTCGTATGTACTACATAATGTGGACAATATTTTTCAGCTTTTATTTGTCGCACTGGGAAAAGTACAATACCGGAGTCTTGTACCTGCCATGGGGATATGATCTGGGAATGTGG GGTTCCGTACTTATGTATCTTGCAACTTGGATGTTTGGGTATCGAATGTGGAAGACTGAGCTTCCCGGAGGTATCTCCGCCGGTCAACTGATGGAGATTTGTTTGCATATTAGTGCTTTGTCTAATCTACCGATGGTATTGTACAACATGTACCGATCCTATAAGGACCGTACTGGTAAACTGCGAACAGCGAAAGAGGCTCTAAGACCACTTTTTACGTACGGAACATTCATGTTCATCTCACTATTGTGGGTTTTCGTGTCACCAAATGACATTATGAGCAGGGACCCACGAGCAGTATATATTCTTAGTGGAACCATTTTTAGCAACATAAGC tgtcgACTGATAGTAGCTCAAATGTCTAACACAATTAGCGAAACTTTCAATTGGATGACCGGGACTCTGTGTGTTGCAGTTTTGCTGAGTATCACAGCACCCGCTATTGAGCGACCACTTCTGTATATTCTAGTCATTGGTTCTACATTAGCTCATTGGCATTATGGAACAATCGTG GTTCAGCAAATGTGCAAACATTTCAATAGAACGTGTTTTAAGGTTACTAAACCAAAAGAAATCAATCAATGA